CGGCACTAAGACCGAAGTGGTCAAATGTATTTCCAACGATCTGGAAGTGCCTGCCAGCGCTGAAATCGTGCTGGAAGGGTATATCGAACCGGGTGAGTTGGCCCCGGAAGGGCCGTATGGCGATCATACCGGCTACTACAACGAAGTAGATAGCTTTCCGGTCTTTACCGTTACGCATATTACCCAGCGTGAAGATGCGATTTATCACTCTACCTATACCGGACGCCCACCTGATGAGCCCGCGGTACTCGGTGTGGCGCTGAATGAAGTTTTCGTGCCTATTCTGCAAAAGCAGTTTCCGGAAATCGTCGATTTTTATCTGCCTCCGGAAGGCTGTTCATATCGTCTGGCCGTAGTGACGATGAAAAAACAGTACGCTGGTCATGCCAAACGCGTCATGATGGGTGTCTGGTCGTTTTTGCGCCAGTTTATGTACACCAAATTTGTTATTGTCTGCGATGATGACGTTAACGCACGCGACTGGAATGATGTGATTTGGGCAATTACTACCCGTATGGACCCGGCCCGGGATACGGTACTGGTAGAGAATACGCCAATTGATTACCTGGACTTTGCCTCGCCGGTTTCCGGTCTTGGTTCAAAAATGGGGCTGGATGCCACAAATAAATGGCCGGGCGAAACCCAGCGCGAATGGGGACGTCCTATTAAAAAAGATCCTGAAGTAACTGCGCGCATTGACGCAATTTGGGATGAACTGGCCATCTTTAATGACGGCAAAAGCGCCTGAGGCGCGATCGTTTTGCCTATTGATCCGACAGAGAGAGCGCATGACAACCTTAAGCTGTAAAGTGACCTCGGTAGAAGCTATCACTGACACCGTATATCGCGTTCGTTTAGTGCCAGACGCGGCGTTTTCCTTTCGTGCTGGCCAGTATTTAATGGTCGTGATGGACGAAAGGGATAAGCGTCCGTTCTCCATGGCATCAACGCCGGACGAGCAAGGATTCATTGAGCTGCACGTTGGCGCCTCTGAGCTAAATCTTTATGCCATGGCCGTGATGGACCGCATTCTGAAAGACCGGGAAATCAAGGTCGACATTCCGCATGGCGAAGCCTGGCTGCGCGATGAAGACGATCGCCCGCTGATCCTGATTGCCGGTGGTACAGGGTTCTCTTACGTGCGTTCTATTCTGCTTACCGCGCTGGCGCGCAATCCAAACCGCGATATCACCATTTACTGGGGCGGGCGCGAAGAGAAGCATCTCTACGATCTCTCAGAGCTGGAAGCGCTGTCAGTGAACCACCCGAATCTGCGCGTTGAGCCAGTGGTGGAACAGCCTGAAGACGGCTGGCGTGGTCGTACGGGAACCGTGTTAACGGCAGTATTGCAGGATTACGGCACCCTGGCGGAGCATGATATCTACATTGCCGGTCGTTTTGAAATGGCCAAAATCGCGCGCGACCTGTTCTGTAATGAGCGCAGTGCGCGTGAAGATCGCCTGTTTGGCGACGCTTTCGCGTTCATTTAAGCGCTGTGCGCCGGAGCCCTTCCGGCGCATCCATTACCAACCTTACTTCTTCTGACAGGGTGCAAGCCCGGTCTCACTGTCCCTCTTTTTTCAACACATTTTTTAGTAAACATGTTTTTCCTATCTATTAATCATAAAACTTAGCTTTTGTGACAAGTCTCTTTTTGTTTAGTAAACAAAGTTGGCAAACTACACAGCATCATATTGCGAGGCGCAAACGGGGGAAAACCATGAGGCTCGGACTGGATATCGGCGGGACTAAAATTGAAGCGGTGGTGATTGATACTGCGGGTGAAATTGTTTACCGCGAGCGATGCGCGACGCCAAAGCAGAGTTACGGTAATTTTTTCCAGGCCGTGACGGAGATGGTTGCTAAGGCAAGGCTGGCCGTTAATCAGCCTTTGTCGGTGGGTATCGGGGTGCCTGGTGCGGTGGATAGCGAAGGTTTGATTAAGAATTCGAACATCCTGGTGCTCAATCAACAGGCCTTTGCGCAAGACCTTGAGCGAGCATTAGGAATGCCGGTGCCGGTTACCAATGATGCCAACTGCTTTACCCTGTCAGAAGCAATGGACGGTAGTGGGCGTGGGCATAGCGTGGTATTTGGCGTGATCCTCGGTACCGGATGCGGTGGCGGAGTATGCATCGATAACCGATTGATTTCCGGCCCTAACGCCTGCGCAGGCGAGTGGGGGCATAATGCATTGCCGCGCTACCACGAATCTCGGGACGGGGCTGGAGTGGCATGCTATTGCGGACAGTTGAACTGTATTGAGAGCTTTATTTCCGGTAGCGGCCTGGAACGCCAGTATTTGAATCACACCGCGCAACATGCGGGTGTGCCACTAATTATGCAGCGAGTAGAATCGGGTGATGCAGACGCCTGTCTGTTATGGGAACGCTATTGCGATCAACTGGCGCGCGCGTTGGCAAGCATTGTGAATACGCTCGATCCCGATGTTATCGTGCTGGGTGGTGGAGTATCCAATATCGATTTACTGTACTCAGGCTTGCAGGGGCGAGTGGCGCAGTACGTATTTGGTAAACAGTGCCGCACGCCGATCGTTCGGGCCCGCCACGGCGACAGCAGCGGGGTACGCGGCGCGGCCTGGCTGGGGGCACAACAAGCCAGCGTAAATCAATGAGAGTGAAATGACGAAACCTATACGTATCAGAGATATTGCCGAAGCTTGTGGGGTTTCGGTTGGTGCTGTTTCTCGCGCCCTGAAAGGGCAGCCGGGGCTGCGTGAAGATACCCGGTTGCGCATTATTTCAGTGGCGCAGCAGCGGGGTTATGATTTTTCTCGCCTGCGCGCTGACAAAATCAAACGCGTCCTGTTTTTACTGCATCGTCAGCACAATATCAGCCGGGCTTTACCGTTTTACTCTCAACTGTTGCTGGGCATAGAAGATGGTTGTCGCGAAAACGGGATTGCGCTGAGTTTTCTCTCAGTTGGCCCAGGTGATGCAGTAAGCGAGCAGGTACTGCTGCATCAGCCTGATGCGCTGATCTGCGCGGGATTTTTTGAGCCTGAGTTGCTTGGGCTGTTACAACAGATGAAATTGCCATTGGTGCTGGTGGACCTTTGGGCGCCAGGCTTGCCCTGTGTGAATCCGGACAATACCCAGGGCGGTTATCTGGCCACGCAACATCTGATTGCGCAAGGGCGCAGCCGCATTGCTTTTCTTGCCAGTACGCTCGCGCACTACAGCATCCGTCAGCGCGAGAAGGGTTACCGTCAGGCATTGTATGAGGCCCGTTTGCTGATGCCGCCAGAGTATGAAGCCATTGCGCCGCCGCTGCTGGATACCGAGCAATCTTTGGTGGAGGCGGTGAATGAATTGCTCAGTCTGCCAGAGCCGCCCGACGCTATTTTTGCCTATAACGATGCGGCAGCGCTGGTTGTTCAACGGGTGTGTGCGCAGCAGGGTATACGTATCCCGGAAGATCTTGCGCTGGTTGGGTTTGATGATATCGATGCTGCGGCCTGGTCACATCCACCACTCACCACCATTGCGGTTGATAAACAACAATTGGGGCGTGAAGCGCTGCGTTTATTGCTGGAAGAAAATCAGGAAGAGAATCTGCTGTTGCCGGTGCAGTTAGTGGTACGTGGTAGTTCGGGAAAATAAAAAACCCGCCCCTGACAGGCGGGAAGAACGGCAACTAAATTGTTATACAATGGCATTTGTGTTGTAGGCCGGATAAGACGCATCAGCGTCGCCATCCGGCATAGTCGCCGGGGGCGCTTCGCTTGCCCGGCCTACAATAAGTCACATGCTTTGATTAAACTCGCTCAAATACCGTCGCGATGCCCTGGCCTAACCCGATACACATCGTCGCCAGGCCAAACTGTACGTCTTTGCGTTCCATCAGGTTGAGCAGGGTGGTGCTGATACGTGCCCCGGAACAGCCCAGCGGGTGACCCAAAGCGATCGCCCCACCGTTGAGGTTGATCTTTTCGTCGATCTGCTCCATCAGCCCCAGATCTTTAATGCACGGCAGGATCTGGGCGGCAAAGGCTTCGTTCATCTCAAACAAACCGATGTCGCTGGTGGAGAGTCCCGCTTTTTTCAGCGCCAGTTTTGAGGCCGGAACCGGACCGTAACCCATGATTGACGGGTCGCAACCCACAACAGCCATCGAACGAATACGGGCACGCGGCGTCAGACCCAGCTCACGGGCGCGGCTTTCGCTCATGACCAGCATCGCCGCTGCACCGTCGGAGAGTGCAGAGGAGGTGCCTGCAGTGACCGTTCCGTTAACCGGATCGAACGCCGGGCGCAGGGTGGAGAGCGCTTCAACGGTTGTCTCAGGGCGGATAACCTCATCGTAGTTAAACTGCTTCAGCACGCCGTCGGCATCATGACCGCCGGTCGGAATGATTTCGTTTTTAAACGCGCCAGACTGCGTTGCAGCCCAGGCTCGGGCGTGTGAACGCGCGGCGAAGGCATCCTGCATTTCACGGCTGATACCGTGCATACGGGAGAGCATTTCCGCAGTCAGACCCATCATACCCGCAGCTTTTGCTACGTTACGGCTCATGCCCGGGTGGAAATCAACGCCGTGGCTCATTGGTACATGGCCCATATGCTCCACGCCGCCAATCAGGCACGCCTGAGCATCGCCGGTCATGATCATGCGTGCCGCATCATGCAACGCCTGCATGGACGAACCGCACAGGCGGTTGACCGTAACGGCCGGAACGGAGTGCGGAACTTCAGCCAGCAGCGCGGCGTTACGGGCGATGTTGAAACCCTGCTCCAGCGTTTGCTGCACACAGCCCCAGTAAATATCATCAAGCGCGGCTGGCTCCAGCGCCGGATTACGCGCCAGCAGGCTACGCATTAAATGTGCGGAGAGATCTTCTGCCCGCACGTTACGAAACGCGCCCCCTTTCGAACGGCCCATCGGGGTACGGATCGCATCAACAATTACAACCTGTTCCATTGTGACTCCTTAAGCCGTTTTCAGGCTGCCAACCGGGCGGGCAGGCTCAACCTGGGGATAATACGGTTCGTTATGGCGCGCTTTGTCACGCAGACCGGCCGGAACTTCATACAGCGGGCCAAGGTGCTGATACTGCTGAGCCATATCGAGATACTTCGCGCTGCCGAGCGTATCCAGCCAGCGGAACGCGCCGCCGTGGAACGGAGGGAAACCCAGGCCATACACCAGCGCCATATCGGCTTCTGCCGGGCTGGCGATAATGCCTTCTTCCAGACAACGCACTACTTCGTTGACCATTGGGATCATCATGCGGGCGATAATCTCTTCATCGCTGAAGTCGCGTTTCGGCTGACTGACCTCAGCCAGCAGACCGTCAACGGTGGCATCTTCTTCTTTCTTCGGCTTGCCCTTGTTGTCTTCTTTATAGCGCCAGAATCCGAGGCCATTTTTCTGTCCGAAACGGTTAGCATCAAACAGTGCGTCTATCGCATCGCGATAATCTTTCTGCATACGCTGAGGGAAGCCTGCGGACATCACCGCCTGAGCGTGATGCGCGGTATCAATCCCCACCACGTCCAGCAGATAAGCCGGGCCCATCGGCCAGCCAAACTGTTTTTCCATTACTTTGTCGACTTTGCGGAAATCCGCGCCGTCGCGCAGCAACTGGCTGAAACCGGCAAAATAGGGGAACAGTACACGGTTAACGAAGAAACCGGGGCAGTCATTAACCACAATCGGCGTTTTGCCCATCTGGCTTGCCCAGGCGACTACCTTAGCGATGGTTTCATCCGAGCTTTTCTCGCCGCGAATGATCTCAACCAGCGGCATACGGTGTACCGGGTTAAAGAAGTG
The Citrobacter arsenatis DNA segment above includes these coding regions:
- the fre gene encoding NAD(P)H-flavin reductase, with amino-acid sequence MTTLSCKVTSVEAITDTVYRVRLVPDAAFSFRAGQYLMVVMDERDKRPFSMASTPDEQGFIELHVGASELNLYAMAVMDRILKDREIKVDIPHGEAWLRDEDDRPLILIAGGTGFSYVRSILLTALARNPNRDITIYWGGREEKHLYDLSELEALSVNHPNLRVEPVVEQPEDGWRGRTGTVLTAVLQDYGTLAEHDIYIAGRFEMAKIARDLFCNERSAREDRLFGDAFAFI
- the fadA gene encoding acetyl-CoA C-acyltransferase FadA encodes the protein MEQVVIVDAIRTPMGRSKGGAFRNVRAEDLSAHLMRSLLARNPALEPAALDDIYWGCVQQTLEQGFNIARNAALLAEVPHSVPAVTVNRLCGSSMQALHDAARMIMTGDAQACLIGGVEHMGHVPMSHGVDFHPGMSRNVAKAAGMMGLTAEMLSRMHGISREMQDAFAARSHARAWAATQSGAFKNEIIPTGGHDADGVLKQFNYDEVIRPETTVEALSTLRPAFDPVNGTVTAGTSSALSDGAAAMLVMSESRARELGLTPRARIRSMAVVGCDPSIMGYGPVPASKLALKKAGLSTSDIGLFEMNEAFAAQILPCIKDLGLMEQIDEKINLNGGAIALGHPLGCSGARISTTLLNLMERKDVQFGLATMCIGLGQGIATVFERV
- a CDS encoding LacI family DNA-binding transcriptional regulator is translated as MTKPIRIRDIAEACGVSVGAVSRALKGQPGLREDTRLRIISVAQQRGYDFSRLRADKIKRVLFLLHRQHNISRALPFYSQLLLGIEDGCRENGIALSFLSVGPGDAVSEQVLLHQPDALICAGFFEPELLGLLQQMKLPLVLVDLWAPGLPCVNPDNTQGGYLATQHLIAQGRSRIAFLASTLAHYSIRQREKGYRQALYEARLLMPPEYEAIAPPLLDTEQSLVEAVNELLSLPEPPDAIFAYNDAAALVVQRVCAQQGIRIPEDLALVGFDDIDAAAWSHPPLTTIAVDKQQLGREALRLLLEENQEENLLLPVQLVVRGSSGK
- the ubiD gene encoding 4-hydroxy-3-polyprenylbenzoate decarboxylase is translated as MDAMKYHDLRDFLTLLEQQGELKRISLEVDPHLEITEIADRTLRAGGPALLFENPKGYSMPVLCNLFGTPKRVAMGMGQEDVSALREVGKLLAFLKEPEPPKGFRDLFDKLPQFKQVLNMPTKRLRGAPCQQKIYSGDDVDLNRIPIMTCWPEDAAPLITWGLTVTRGPHKERQNLGIYRQQLIGKNKLIMRWLSHRGGALDYQEWCAAHPGERFPVSVALGADPATILGAVTPVPDTLSEYAFAGLLRGTKTEVVKCISNDLEVPASAEIVLEGYIEPGELAPEGPYGDHTGYYNEVDSFPVFTVTHITQREDAIYHSTYTGRPPDEPAVLGVALNEVFVPILQKQFPEIVDFYLPPEGCSYRLAVVTMKKQYAGHAKRVMMGVWSFLRQFMYTKFVIVCDDDVNARDWNDVIWAITTRMDPARDTVLVENTPIDYLDFASPVSGLGSKMGLDATNKWPGETQREWGRPIKKDPEVTARIDAIWDELAIFNDGKSA
- a CDS encoding ROK family protein encodes the protein MRLGLDIGGTKIEAVVIDTAGEIVYRERCATPKQSYGNFFQAVTEMVAKARLAVNQPLSVGIGVPGAVDSEGLIKNSNILVLNQQAFAQDLERALGMPVPVTNDANCFTLSEAMDGSGRGHSVVFGVILGTGCGGGVCIDNRLISGPNACAGEWGHNALPRYHESRDGAGVACYCGQLNCIESFISGSGLERQYLNHTAQHAGVPLIMQRVESGDADACLLWERYCDQLARALASIVNTLDPDVIVLGGGVSNIDLLYSGLQGRVAQYVFGKQCRTPIVRARHGDSSGVRGAAWLGAQQASVNQ